One genomic segment of Nitratidesulfovibrio sp. includes these proteins:
- a CDS encoding DUF448 domain-containing protein produces MDDAIRGKHIPLRTCVICRRRFAKRELLRYVPPTDTAGAGVSPVPDERQILPGRGFYVCESPECRERFRKFGGWRRKRKGVQE; encoded by the coding sequence ATGGATGACGCCATCCGCGGGAAGCACATACCATTACGCACCTGCGTCATATGCAGGCGCCGCTTTGCAAAGCGCGAGCTTCTGCGGTACGTCCCCCCGACGGACACCGCCGGGGCGGGGGTAAGCCCCGTTCCGGATGAAAGGCAGATACTGCCTGGACGCGGGTTCTACGTATGCGAAAGCCCCGAATGCCGGGAGCGATTCCGGAAGTTCGGAGGCTGGCGAAGGAAGCGCAAGGGGGTTCAGGAATGA
- the nusA gene encoding transcription termination factor NusA, which produces MSLELKKAIDQISKDKGLDRDMLIDTLEEAVRTSVARKFGDEMDAEVSYNDETGEIDVYQFKIVVTKVENPNSEISLEDARAHDPSVQLDDEMGFRVKIEDLGRIAAQSAKQVIIQRMRDAEQEIIYEEYKDRRGEIVSGIIQRRDKAGWIINLGRTEALLPKEEQIPREHYKRGDRVQAILIDVRKEGRGPQVIVSRAHRDYMAALFRREVPEVDDGTVQIMGVSRDPGSRAKAAVMSRDRDVDPVGACVGIRGSRIQNIVQEMRGERIDIVVWSPDIATYARNALSPAVISRIVVDEEENLLEVIVPDDQLTNAIGRKGQNVKLAAKLLGWKIDIYTETRYNEANAIGRGLEQIASVAEISIEQFIAAGFQSIERLREADDEELSSALGLAPGKIADLRAAINFLAPQVQDEADAEAGPEAEAAPETPQDTVQESAQDQGEGTEAEAKE; this is translated from the coding sequence AAGGACAAGGGCCTTGACCGCGACATGCTGATCGACACCCTGGAGGAAGCCGTCCGCACCTCCGTGGCCCGCAAGTTCGGCGACGAGATGGACGCCGAAGTCAGCTACAATGACGAGACCGGCGAAATCGACGTCTATCAGTTCAAGATCGTCGTGACGAAGGTCGAGAACCCCAACAGCGAAATTTCGCTCGAGGACGCGCGCGCCCACGACCCCAGCGTACAGCTGGACGACGAAATGGGCTTTCGCGTGAAGATCGAGGATCTTGGCCGCATCGCCGCCCAGTCGGCCAAGCAGGTGATCATCCAGCGCATGCGCGACGCAGAGCAGGAGATCATCTACGAGGAATACAAGGACCGCCGGGGCGAGATTGTCAGCGGCATCATCCAGCGCCGCGACAAGGCCGGGTGGATCATCAACCTTGGCCGCACCGAAGCGCTGCTGCCCAAGGAAGAACAGATCCCGCGCGAACATTACAAGCGCGGCGACCGGGTGCAGGCCATCCTCATCGACGTGCGCAAGGAAGGACGCGGCCCGCAGGTCATCGTTTCCCGCGCGCACCGCGACTACATGGCGGCCCTGTTCCGCCGTGAAGTGCCCGAGGTGGACGACGGCACCGTGCAGATCATGGGCGTTTCCCGCGACCCCGGCAGCCGCGCCAAGGCCGCCGTCATGTCGCGCGACCGCGACGTGGATCCGGTGGGCGCGTGCGTCGGCATTCGCGGTTCGCGCATCCAGAACATCGTGCAGGAAATGCGCGGCGAGCGCATCGACATCGTGGTCTGGAGCCCGGACATCGCCACCTACGCCCGCAATGCCCTGTCGCCCGCGGTGATTTCTCGCATCGTGGTGGACGAGGAAGAGAACCTGCTCGAAGTCATCGTGCCGGACGACCAGCTTACCAACGCCATCGGCCGCAAGGGCCAGAACGTGAAGCTGGCCGCGAAGCTGCTGGGCTGGAAGATAGATATCTACACCGAAACCCGCTACAACGAGGCCAACGCCATCGGACGCGGGCTCGAACAGATCGCCAGCGTCGCCGAAATCTCCATCGAACAGTTCATCGCGGCAGGGTTCCAGTCCATCGAACGCCTGCGCGAGGCCGACGACGAGGAACTTTCCTCGGCGCTGGGCCTTGCGCCCGGCAAGATCGCGGACCTGCGCGCGGCCATCAACTTCCTTGCGCCCCAGGTGCAGGACGAGGCCGACGCGGAAGCCGGGCCGGAGGCGGAAGCCGCCCCCGAGACCCCGCAGGACACCGTGCAGGAATCCGCACAGGACCAGGGCGAAGGAACCGAAGCCGAAGCGAAAGAATAG